Below is a window of Chelmon rostratus isolate fCheRos1 chromosome 23, fCheRos1.pri, whole genome shotgun sequence DNA.
GGAGCTGGTTGATCTGAgatacaacacacaaacaaaccaaagcacACACATCACGTTGTGCTCGTATGTAGTCACGTTACAGTAGTTTAAATGCGACAGCACGCACGCACCCAGGTCGTCCAGGTAGACTTGTTCGAAGGTGCCGATGGGTTCGTTGAGATTGTTTCCAGGAACCGGACGATGGAGGTCAAACGAGTACGTctgaacaaacaaataaacgAGGAAGTcagtaacaacaaaaaatgcaacGCTAGAGCCGCCGGTGAGTGTAAAACGTGTTGTCTCTTACTCTGGAGACTCTCCGGAGCAAGTAGAGGATGGCACACAGGACAATGATCACCAGGACGATCAATACCAGGATCACGTAGCCTAGAGACGGAGGTGGAGAGCAGGTAGGTTTATCAATAGATCGATAAAAGAAACTGTCTCTTAGTTTAAAAAAgtgcatacaaacaaaaatcatcCACAATGCATCACATAACtagaaaaaacaataatcagTCACACTGTGTGAGCTGGACTCCAAATGTGTTTTACACCTGAAAAACTATCACCAAAATTATAATACGACAGTCTGATGGTAGATGCAGCAtggcagaacagaacagaacagaaaagaagatGCTGGTTTGACCTCATAAATAACGagagaaataatagtagtaaaGCGTCTTTACCCCAGGATGAAGGAGCCGGTTCTTCACTTTTTgctaaaagagacaaaacagctgGTTACTGTTCAGAACTTTGAGCTTCAGTATTTCAGAACGTTCATTCATGgtggctccacacacacacacacacaaacactttttacCCTACAcatcagtatttatttttccaagtaaacattgcagtgtttttatgctgatgacactgtCTTGTATGCCAATCATTACAGTAAACACCAGGAGAGTGTACGACATGCGATGGAGCCCTGCTGTCTTTCATCACCAGGCCGGCAGGAGACCACCAAGACCTCTTTAATGGAATTAAAGCATATTTTAAACTCCAAAAAGACACAATGAATGCATTTCACATCAACATGAATCTTTGACAGTCCTCATCCTGTCCATGCTCTCAGTGATcaatgcagtgcagtgtttcccaacaaAACTCCCACTGAGCACCTCgatcaaaaactaaaaattCAAATTAGATTAATTCGCCGAacaaagttattattattagttattatttcAAAACTGAAGAGATGTTACAGAATCCCCTCAACTATCGACTTTATGAATATATCTGcatatgtgtgggtgtgcatggcAGCATTTGGTATGAGCTAAAGCGAGATGCCTTCCGttgcgtgtgtgtctgaacatttctgtgttagagtgtgtgtgagtgtctctgagtgtgtgtgagtgtgtgtgtgtttgtgaggcagCTGGCTGGCAGTTACAGAGAATTTGTGATGGCTGTGGTTTCACATACAGGAAGACGAACCGAGGCGCTTGCAAACATGCCTTTGGCTTAGTGAGGTACCTGGCTTTGTCGGAGTACTTTCTGTTGCCGTAGAGACCTCAGTCACCACGCTGACATCGCCACCCTCCTTCCCGCTCCCTGGCACGCCGACCACGGTTGTCGGCTGAGCTGCTGTGCCGCCATCGTCTTCCTTTGCTTTGCTGAAAGCGTCCGTAATCGGTGTGACTTTTGTATGCTGTGGAGAACATCAGAGGGAGGTCGCAGTTTGCATTTGAAAGCTTGACTTCATTTTGATCCCAGCATTAACTTTTCTGATCTGCTCGGTCTCATCTAGACTGACTGGATTTAAAGGCGTCAGACTGGCTGACAGCAGTGGTGAAGGAAGTGCTCAAACCCTTTACTGAAATCAAAGAACCACACTgtgaaatactctgttacaagttaaagtcctgcacGGAAACTCTAATTTGTTATGGTACTTGAGTAATTGTACTCTGCTACATTCTACTACTggatgacagcagctgtttctgattTAACTTTCTGGTTCAAACGTTGTAAATTAGCCTGGACCAGGTCCAGCTGTATTCCTTTAGCGATCATTTAGTTTCATTCATGTGCTGTGTAATAGACCATTTACATCCTGAATTAATGTAAATTCAGTTGTTTATATGTATCTACACCGTGAAGATGTCTCATTATTTCTCCATTCACCTCAAAGTTGGCATAACATTTaatgttatgtttctgttttccccCTGCctctagtctttatgctaagctaagctaatcgcctcAAGAGGATGAACATATTCATCAGAACTATCTCTgcaagaggaaataaaagagcCTCATTTCATTCCTAGTCCTTCATTTCCAGGCTGGACGTTGTTTTGTTTGACATGGAGACCTCCGTGCTGACACTTTATGTAGCTGGCTTGATTGTTGGATGTTAACGAGCCACAGGTAGAGGGCTACAACTCTGAGATACCTGGCTGAGCTCGGCGGCAGGTGTTGCCCTGAAGGCACTTGTAAGCAGATCTGCATTGGTCGGTGTTTGACTCTGAGGAGAAGGTGAGGGTGACGTGGGGCGAACTGCTTCATCTTTTGATTCATTCGGCGTCAGCGGGCCTGGGGTGGGCACTGAGAGGTGAGGGGGGACACAGGGCAGGACACACAGGACAGTTCAGTATAGTataggacaggacaggacagtttGTTCAGGATACAGGACCAGACAGTGCAGGACTAGATAATACAAGTGAGTATAGGAGTACAGGACAAGATACAGGACAGGACTGGACATTTAGAGTACAGGACAGGACAGTTCAGGacaggacaatacagatgaaTACAGGACACCAGAGGACACGGTACAGGGTAGGACAGGGGAGTTTATTGCAGTAGAGTACAGGACAGGACAGCTGAGGACATAAAGTACAGTTCAGTACCCCGTAGTATGTTCCATGACAGGGAGGACAGGATGGTATAAGACAAGATACGGGACAGGACTGGACAATTTAGACTACAGGACAGGACAATACAGGAGGGCACAGGACACCAGAGGGAAATACAGTGCAGGGTAAGACAGGGCAGTTCAGGACTCTAGAGGACAGTTCAGGATAGTATAGAGGACTACAGTTTGAGACAGTACAGTTCAGGACGAGACAGTCAGTACagcacaggacaggacaggacaggacacaGTGTGGTTCAGTACAGGacagcagtggttcccaaagtgGCTCAAGAACAATTTATTTCTAGTTTTCATGGAAGTTTCTAGAGTTCAGGAACCACACAGATCCACAGCAGATCCTCATCAGTCCAGTCCGCTGTCACTGTACCTGTCTTCTCTGTATGATCCTCGTCatgagacacagcagcagtttcattTTGTCCTCTGGAGACAGACGACATCGCTAGaactgagacagaaagagagcaaagtTATTACGTGTGGTCCAAACCTCGTAATTTACAGATTGTCAACATGGTGACCAGTCAGGGTGCTTCATGGGCCAATGCTCTGGGCTCCTTGTTATATCGTGGTTTTGGTGTGGCGATAGAGAAGGCCAGAGGAGCTGAAGATGACGGAGGTTTAATCACTGAAAACACCTGAGGTGGACGTGATGTTGAACATTTGAATGTTAATCACGCAGATTGTGGCTAAAGGAACACGATGCATCATGatgaaaacagaacatgaatCCACACTTGGTGGACAAAGCGCTCAGATCTTTGCTTTAACGAAAGAAGCCAAACCACTAAAGTGTGTCCGCTGACGTCTCGGTTTAGCTTCAGCTGCTGCGACAGCTTTTCACACGTGTGAAACGGACAAACTCTGCTGCGAAAACAcgagcaaagaaaagcagcgaTCGCGTCAGAGTACAACAatcacatatttacacacttATTCTATCTGCTGCGGCCtccgacctttgacctctgcagggTTGGTGATCTGCAGGGTGAAGCTTCATCTTCTTTTAACTTCATCTGATTTGTTAATATTCTAATGCTCcatattttatataaaaactTCAATATCTACCCACAGCTCTTATTTTCTGTGGTTTAACAAGATTTGTAGAGAAATTAATGGCTCAAATGATCACTTGATGCACTCAAAGGTTTGCAATATAAAGCAATATATATTAAGATGTGTTTGTCAGCTCATATTGAACAGAGAAATCAATGAATTTGGCAAAACATGGcattattttgcacatttaaattaGAATAAATAAGGCTGTGCTAATGAGAAGAGTCCCACACATGGGACATAAACCTTGaggtgacagaaaaataaataatgtggaAAGAATTTAAAATTAATAACACAGAGTTAgtttattaaacatttataaATTTCTTTCCTGGTAATTTAAGTTTGTCCTCAATGATTATTCACCTGTATTGCTGTTATGTGCTCCATTTCACTTCCTGCATATGGCAGGAGTGCCTGAGTCCTTGAATGAATCATAACCTCATTCAAGGACATTCAAGTATAAGTTTAACACTAAATCGAGGCCTTGAAAGTTTTGGTAAATAAACGTACGGCTGTGGAAGCAGCTGAATCAGAGTTCTTGAATGGTTTTGATCGGGAGAGAAACCACGAGGCTTCTGCAGCCGatccagctgctgtcagaacGACCCGAAGTCCAGCCTTGAAAGTTTTGAATCTCGTCTTGAGAGGGAGCGCGGTGTCGTGTTTCTGCTCTTTTACTCATCAGTGACTGAAGCGTTTATGATCACGCTGGAAAACAACGTGAGTGAGAAAAAGCAAGCTTTGAACGTGAGGTGAAAGCAGTTGAGGCGAACTCACCGAGGAAGCAGAGGTGACGCCACGACTTCATCATGCTGATGAatttacttctctctctctctctctcaaagtCTCTTTTTAAAGATGGTGGACGTTCATCGGCGAGGCTGTCGAGTTTCCTTTTACTTTCTTAATTTTGTTCCGTTTTCCACGACCCTCTTCCTCTACCTCTACTCTCACTTCTTCTCTACGAGCTCTCCActttgtgctctctctcttcctctgtcagtttttctctctacctctcctccccctctttctcttcctacctctgcagctttctctctccctctctgtgtctctctacCACTCTCtacctcctgctcctccatctttgtttcATTCTCTTTTATTCCTCCCTTTCCCTTCGTCTGTCCTGTCTGAGAacatatggccaaaagtatgcaGACAAAGAACTGTACATCCTTTACTTCCCATGAGGGCAAATCTTAAtgctccatccatccttccatccttccACCCTCCTTTCTCCTGCCTGCGAGGTCTAGTTGCAGTGGCATCAAGCTAAGCAGGATATTCCAAACATGCAACGTTTTCCAGCTCCTCATCTGCCCTGGAAACACCTTGGGATCCTCCAAGGATCCCAAGATATGTGCCTGGAAAGGAGGATCCTGATCAGAGGACTGAACCACCTCCTCTCAACaggaaggagcagcagctctcctTTGAGCTCGCTCTGGATGTCTGAGCTCCTCGTCCTATCTGTAAGGCTGAGCCCGGACTCCCTGCAGAGGAAGCTCATTTTGGGCGCTTCATTCTCAGTCCTTCAGCTCATAACTGGTGGAGGTTGGAACGTGGACAAATCAAAAGCTTTACCCTCCGGCTCAGCTCCCTCTTTACCACAACAATCACCAGTACCAATCCACCCCTCCATCTCGTGCTCCATCCAACAAGATCCACAGATACTGAAGCTACCTCGCCTCCAGCACTCATGCCCAGCCTGAAGGGAGCAGTCCACTGTTGTCTAGGCAGAGAACCGAGGCCTCGGACTTAGAGGATCTGACTGCTGTATGACGTAgcttaatgctaatgctgcagCCTGTTCTTCCAACTTTGTTGCATCAGTTTGGGGAATTCGAACGTTCCCTGTTGCACAAAGCAGCTCCTTAAAGAAATGATTTTAccagtttggtgtggaagagCTTTACTGGCTAGCACAGAGCCCTGACTTCAACCCTGTCCAACACCTTTGAGAGGACCTGGACTGCAGACTGTGAGCCTGATCTGATCTGCCAACATCAGCTGACCTGCACTGGcagaatgggagcaaatccctgctgCAGGTTCAACATCTGGACGAGAGACTGATACCAGAAGACTGGAAAGACTTTGGAAAGAGTCAAACGTGGCGCTAATATCTTGTGTCCACATACCTAAATATGTTGTCCATGTAAAAGTTATATGTTGGTCCTTCTCTTTATCTTCACCTCTTTCCTCTCGCTCTCGTTCCACCTACaatctcttctctttcctctacCTCAAccttttcctctcccccctccattTCTCAACATCTTGACCCaccccctttctttctctctctctctctctctctgctgcactctctgtgtctctctacCCTCTAAATCTCTCTCGGTATCCGTCAGTATTCAGGAACTGAGTCATCGACCGCAGCGACAGCTCCAGATCGACACAGGATGCTAGCTCAGTTTCTGGCCTCTTACCTCAGCAACACATTGGTACCATGAGACCTGTTAAGTGCTAATTCTCACACTTATTGTCATGTTTGAAGACACAACTTAAAGTACAGACAGTCTTTAATGGCAAAATGAAGCCCCAACAACTTAATGCTAAAACTAGAGAATGACGTACTCATtctaaaagcaattaaaaaccAGCTTTTGGTGCTTAACTTTCtgtttagcttttttctttACGAGTTGAAAGAATTATCTAAAACTTCTTGgtttggtgtatttttttttttttttttttttgtctttctttgcagAACTGGCCAAACATAGaagatttgattttattttaaaatgtctcaGCAATATAAAAGTAAATGTCAGGAGtcagcagaggcagaagaagTTGCCAAATCCTGCACTGAAGCAGCAATACCCTAAAATATTGAGTCAAGTCTGGTTTATTTAGCACGTTAGCATAAAATGGAGCTCTTGGAAGTGCTCTACAAATGACAGTGATGACACAGCAAAGCAAGTGAAACGACATCAGTTgcaaaaaaaaggcacaataacaacaataaaatgcaagGCGGGATCAAAACATGCTCACAGAAGTaaaatagagacagaaaaagacttgTAAGATCGATTTAGAAAATAATACAACATTGTGAAATATTAAATTACTCTGTCAGCAACCAAAGgccactgaaaatgtgtctgtCCAGTGATTGATGGAGCAACGTTTGGGTGAAGTAGACGGCTGCTCCAAAGCTCTGGAGTCATGTTGTGGACATTAAGGGTTGGCTTCAATGGCCCCAAATGACTTTCTATACTCCCTGTGGATGTGATGGAGTTTGAATCCCCCACATTCAGTGGAAGGTATATTTGCACATGAGCCTAACAATAAAAGGAGACATTGTACTAGCTGAAGATGAGCATTAACAGAGCAAAAAAGGGCCCTAAAATGGAACCTTGAGGTACTCCACACCTGATAGGAGCAGCAGAAAGGAGAGGCTGCCAGTCTTGACAGCGAAAGTCctaccactagagggcagtgcCCTGGATGCCAGCCTGGTCCTTAAGAGGGTTTAATAAAATACCATGATCAACTGTATCAAATCCAACACTGACATCTAAAAGAATTACAATGGGAGATTTACTAAGGACACTTTCCAGATACGACAGTCAGTGCATAATTACAgataacagtgaaaataaaattaaaacaataatgacAAAGAACAGCAATGAAATACATATCAACATAAAATAATAGTATATGCATCACAAAGCGTTAGGAAAGGCTAGACGGGTGAGTTTTCAGTTGAGACTCGATGAAGCAGCTGATGTGCACTGAGGAAGAGCGTTCCAGAGGTTAGGATCAGCCACACCGAAGGCCCCGTCACCCATAGTGTGGAGCCTGGAGAGGGGAGTGGAGAGTAGGTGGGCATCAGAGGAACATATAGGTGTGTGGGAATACACAAGACTGACTTTAAAGAACCTGTTCTGAAGTTCTGTGAAATGGcatcaacaatgaaaatctCACAAAACGTTTGTACAATAATGTTACAAATTTTTTGTACCATCAAGGTTAAAAACATTGATACAAAAGTGACAATTCAAATTCTGTATTGCAGTACAGtctgatgaggaaaaatgtAAGATTGTGTTGTTGCTCATGCtcacataaagaaaacaggagTGGTTacctgaggaggaaagaggggacAGGTCTTCTTTATCTGGCGAGAATGCAAAAGTCTCATTTTCAGGTATGAATAGGGAGATGTTTGATTCACCACTGCCATAGATGTAATCGTCATACGTGtcaaacatttcagtgtcatCATCGTCGACCTGTGAATCAAAGACTGCTGCACCTACAGGTAAATAAGGACAGAAAGAGCAATTAGTTTGTGGTCTGTAACCTGTTTTGATGGTGAATCGGTGCCTACTTGTACCTGATCTTTCGCCCACCATTAATTGCTGTAATGCATCTTGGGAGTCGTAGTTAACTGCTACCCTAAAGTACACAGACTTCGTCATTTTACATGCCAATCTGCTTTGTACTGATAATCTACCCGCAGATTTTCATGGTGATCCACGTCACGTAACAAGGTTTATgggaaaactggaaaaaaaaagttttagaACCAGTAAGATGAAAATGCTGACATCACCTAGAGTTCACCGtgaagttgccaggcaactaGCAGAGACTGCAGGAAGTCAGTGTGCCCTGCCAAGAACCAGTCCCTCACACAATCCTCCGTAAAACCATAATGTGTCATTTctacacttcagtttttatgaAGATGAACAAAAATGGCATAATGTGTCAATAAGAAGCtctagaggtgctggcaggtaaCTTTTGTTGCCTTTGCACAGTCAGGCTGACTGTTTCATCCTGTTTAGTTCAGCTTTTATGCTAATCTTAGCTAACAGGCTAATATCTTAAAACACAGCTTAATGTATCTTACCGACAtcagagtggtatcagtcttttTTACATCATGTGTGTTGCTCTGGCGACACATTGCAGTCTCATGTAGGCTAAATGTAGCATCGCGTTTCAGGAAGGCAcacatgtctgtccagactcatagaaataacactaataaaaggtattaagtgtatttttcagtgaaatggaAGTCATCGCTGTGTTGACATGTATGATTTCAGTGaataatttgcaaaaaaaaaaaacatgccgaTAGGACATCATAGAGAGCTTGGACAATCATTTAAGGCTTGTTCTGATTTGCCACACTGATTGATTGTATAATGAAAATTCACATCTTGTGTGGTAGAGGCACATCCTGTTGCCATTTCAAAGCCATTTTAAACCACAGTTAgtttctcttttgctttttcacaGACTCACCGACAGACCCTATCAGCAGATAAACCATAATCATCGCCATCATTAACTCCCGTCCtcctcttgttcttctcctccaAACGTCAGGTGAAAACCCCACCAAGGCTTCTGAAACAAGCAGTtgttcctgctgtctgtgttttatactgcagagacaggaagcagctaaCCACGGTGTGCTGCCGCTGTCTCATCAGCTGTCCAAGGGTTGATGATTTCATTTCTGCATTCGCATTTTGGGAAATGgaacatattttctttcttgcgAGAGTTTAAGCTAAAATTAAAAGTTGTTAAATGAATATGAACTACggctagcagccagttagcttagcttagcaccaTGACAAGAGACACAGGCAAAGAGATGACTAAAGGTGATTAAAGCacctcactaattaacattttatatctCAGGCCTTTTATCcatacaaaaacagaagtgtaaCAGTGACAATTCCCATTTTATTTCGGGTTCTGTGACTATTTCACGTCAGAGAGACACCAGACtgtgtcattttcacatttcgatttttgtgcacattaaacaaacaatatgtaaaatgctaattagtgagctttaacACTGCTGGAAGGTGGAATTTAtcacctttagacagagccatgctagctgtttcgGGTCTTCGTGCTAActtaagctaactggctgctggttcCAGCAGAATACTACCTGTGCAGGCAGAAGagtggtttcatttttttcatcaaactcaaagtaaaaatacaaaaaaatcccccattttttatattttcatatataatAACACATTTAAGATTTTCTGGTGTTGTACAAGACAAGAAAGGATGGTCAGTATGATTGTTTGTCTTCCATTGCTGTTGTTTATATTATCACTTATTTATAAGAAACCTCCAAACACGTTTAGGACCATTCAAATGATCAATCATCATTTCAATaattaacaaatacaaaaagaaagaaatctgaaAATCAGTTTAATCATTTTGGCAATAATTTAATGCAAAAGGAGTCGAGACAAGAAGAAAGGTGCAGTGTttcaccagcagggggcagtgtcAACATCCAGCAACTGAAGACAGCAGGCTGAGCTGAGAGCTGTGCACCTCAGACCTCAGTCAGGTTGGTCCATCCCATAATGTCTCCATGGTAACACACAGTTTGTATTATGAAGTGAGGCTGGCTGTGCGTACGCTGCATTCAGAGCAAAAGGGCAAAAGCTTCGCTGCTTCCTGGACGTCTTTCTGAGTTTGGTTCAGATGGATTTTATGTGAGCAGGAACTCAAATCTACCTCCTTTCCCCCTTgacatgaacgcagcacagGTGAACATAACAGAATATCATTTCACTTTTCAggtgaaaagggaaaaacatgaattaacTCAATAACAATCAGACACTTCACATTAAGAACAAGGAAATGCACAATGATAGAAGTGCAAATGAGATTAATCCAGATGTGATATTTGCATAAGACATAAGATGCATCTCTGCTTATTtttacatcttgttttttttgcactaaAATCTCTGCGTAGGTTAAAGTAAGGCTTTGTCAtcgctgtgtgtgcatgtaaagaCACATCAGgaaaacattagaaaacagGAAGACACGACTGATCACAGAGGCTCGTCCCCTTTCGATTCAGATTCAAAGTTTGCTACTCATCCTATAATACAAGTCTACTCAAACAAGTTCACACAGGTGCTGGACATTTGGACGCATGTGCTTTGATTTTTAAAGATGGACAATAACACAACGGGAGGGACGAATACAAGATGCATCACGGAAGAGCTTCCAgtttagtttggtttgtttaaaacCATTAAATCAATGACTGCCTGTGGtttgtttaaagaaaaacatcatggAAATGTGTGTTCAAGCTCAGTCAATAATAGTCCGTTGCCTCCGTTCACCTTTTTACAGCATCAACAAACTAAAATCTATTTCCAGATAGAAATGATTTGGTTGTAGTATCGCTGTTTCGGCTTCAAGCTTCAAAGTCATcttatgtttttctgtgaaataaGAATATTTTGAATGGCATCTGGTCCGTTTTTAAATGCTTACTGATGACTTTCAAGCTGAACTTACAAACCTTTAGCCCAAGCAGCTAGCTAGTAGCTTACTAGCTAGTAGGCTAGCTAACCTGCCTAACACCcagttgttgtggttgttgtttgtgttcattacTGCTCTGTTCACTTTAATGTCTTTGAGTGAAGTTAGTTTCAAGTTTACATTAGTTTACATATCGAGGTGTCCGTCCTGAGTGGGAGGGCGTCGATTTAAAATAAACTAATTTTTTTCCACGTTAACTAGTTGTGCAAAGATTTCAGAGTGTATAAAACTATTTGCACCAATGCCACAAATAtttagaaaacactgatttatcCTCAAAATAATCTCCTTCAAGTCGTTTTCGACTGCATATAAATATCATCCATATTCACACGGAGAAACATCAAAATATTCAAGTGCTGCCAGGAATATAAACAGAGTGTGCATACAAATCTACATACAGAAACAATATTTTGTGCCAATATCCACATGAATTCCTCACGTATGCTGCAGTACAGCTGaatgtgtgatgtttgtgcatgttcTGTGCTTGTATATTTAGGTCTTTTGGAGGCCGTCAGTCTTCTGCTGGAAGCAGCTCACAGGTGCATAAACAGCTGTTACTGAGGCACAGCTGGACTGCTGGTTTACACCATGATGCTCCCGTTACTCCTCTGCAGAACAGTCCAGTGCGATGCTGTGCTCCTGGGCGATGGCGGCCAGCTCCTTCAGGAACTCGGCGTACAGGACGATGGCAAACACTCGGCTCTTGGCTTGAGGTGGAATAGGAGGGCAAGGCGGCAGGAGGCCAAGAGGAGGCAAAGCCA
It encodes the following:
- the LOC121626663 gene encoding uncharacterized protein LOC121626663 — translated: MMKSWRHLCFLVLAMSSVSRGQNETAAVSHDEDHTEKTVPTPGPLTPNESKDEAVRPTSPSPSPQSQTPTNADLLTSAFRATPAAELSQHTKVTPITDAFSKAKEDDGGTAAQPTTVVGVPGSGKEGGDVSVVTEVSTATESTPTKPAKSEEPAPSSWGYVILVLIVLVIIVLCAILYLLRRVSRTYSFDLHRPVPGNNLNEPIGTFEQVYLDDLDQPAPKDQLTTDDLSSPSAANGTTLQSEEKGSSGENAPHEPPAANGTGASLTSNTSPSLGDDPVDKTPGSLNSNNLLLDAVGEDQPNENNNNPLVCSSDPFVEINLDDPAWCDQLLTSPEAPSSVLPFSPFSFSSSSSSSSSS